The following are encoded together in the Acetobacter vaccinii genome:
- the rlmB gene encoding 23S rRNA (guanosine(2251)-2'-O)-methyltransferase RlmB — protein MRSLRNGRPARRPRSSGQGSGGRDSGASAPAGSCWLFGTHAVAAALANPERQCERLWVTEAEHPAVQEAVQAGAVLHVEAEIVPRSRLDDMLGPDAVHQGVALLARQLVSPALEDALERPGPVLVLDQVTDPRNVGAILRSAAAFGAACLVVQDRNAPEETAVLAKAASGALESVPIVREVNLSRALEILQKAGCWTVGLDAGGSVLNGRTFEGRRVALVLGAEGRGLRRLTRERCDEIAGLYMPGEMESLNVSVAAAVGLYELTRLGMPSA, from the coding sequence ATGCGTTCACTCCGTAATGGCCGCCCCGCCCGCCGCCCCCGCTCCAGTGGTCAGGGTTCGGGCGGGCGCGACAGTGGGGCTTCGGCCCCGGCAGGAAGCTGCTGGCTGTTTGGCACCCACGCCGTTGCAGCGGCCCTGGCCAATCCGGAACGCCAGTGTGAACGCCTGTGGGTGACCGAGGCCGAACATCCGGCTGTGCAGGAAGCCGTGCAGGCTGGGGCCGTACTGCATGTGGAGGCCGAAATCGTGCCCCGCAGCAGGCTGGACGACATGCTGGGCCCAGATGCTGTGCACCAGGGCGTGGCGCTGCTGGCGCGGCAACTGGTCTCTCCCGCCTTGGAAGATGCGCTGGAACGCCCCGGCCCCGTGCTGGTGCTGGACCAGGTGACAGACCCGCGGAATGTCGGGGCTATTCTGCGCTCGGCTGCGGCCTTTGGTGCAGCCTGTCTTGTCGTGCAGGACCGGAACGCGCCGGAAGAGACAGCCGTGCTGGCCAAGGCGGCCTCCGGCGCGCTGGAAAGCGTGCCGATCGTGCGGGAGGTCAACCTGTCCCGTGCGCTGGAAATATTGCAAAAAGCAGGCTGCTGGACCGTCGGGCTGGATGCCGGGGGTTCGGTGCTGAACGGCCGCACGTTCGAGGGGCGGCGCGTTGCACTGGTGCTGGGGGCCGAGGGGCGTGGCCTGCGCCGCCTTACGCGGGAGCGGTGTGACGAAATCGCAGGCCTGTACATGCCAGGCGAGATGGAAAGCCTGAATGTGTCCGTGGCGGCAGCGGTGGGGCTTTATGAACTCACACGCCTTGGCATGCCCAGCGCATAA
- a CDS encoding ribonuclease D: MTSAPTSSEGAITLHRDDLPDGLTFNGSVAVDTETMGLNPHRDRLCLVQLSAGDGTAHLVQLRPVSLGGRGYDCPNLKSVLADPGLTKIMHFARFDVAILQHALGITVQPVVCTKIAARLVRTFTDRHGLAALCRDLLGVELSKQQQTSDWGAENLKPEQLAYAASDVLYLHALWAKMDSLLEREDRRALAQACFDFLPARARLDLMGYEDPDIFAHRA; the protein is encoded by the coding sequence ATGACCTCTGCCCCGACCTCTTCCGAAGGCGCCATCACCCTCCACCGCGATGACCTGCCCGACGGCCTGACCTTTAACGGCTCCGTTGCCGTCGACACCGAGACCATGGGCCTGAACCCGCACCGCGACAGGCTGTGCCTTGTCCAGCTTTCCGCCGGGGATGGCACGGCCCATCTGGTCCAGCTCAGGCCCGTCAGCCTGGGTGGGCGGGGGTATGACTGCCCCAACCTCAAGAGCGTTCTGGCAGACCCCGGCCTGACCAAAATCATGCACTTCGCGCGCTTTGATGTCGCCATTTTGCAACATGCGCTGGGCATTACGGTGCAGCCCGTGGTATGCACCAAAATAGCGGCACGCCTTGTACGCACTTTTACCGACCGCCACGGTCTGGCGGCCCTGTGCCGCGACTTGCTGGGGGTGGAACTGAGCAAGCAGCAACAGACATCGGACTGGGGGGCAGAAAACCTCAAGCCTGAGCAACTGGCCTATGCGGCCTCAGACGTCCTGTACCTGCATGCGCTCTGGGCAAAAATGGATAGCCTGCTGGAACGCGAAGACCGGCGCGCTCTGGCACAGGCCTGTTTTGACTTTCTGCCCGCCCGCGCACGTCTGGACCTGATGGGATACGAGGACCCGGATATTTTTGCCCACAGGGCCTGA
- a CDS encoding KpsF/GutQ family sugar-phosphate isomerase yields MHRAQNTGIWSDGHTAVRTIRIERAGLDALATAFEDMNGLGGAFHRALDILITLPGRIVVTGIGKSGHIARKVQATLASTGTPSLFVHPAEASHGDLGMIQKDDAILAFSNSGETTELGDIATHACSSGMPLLAVTSHADSTLACAATVALTLPAMPEACPMGLAPTTSTLMQLAFGDALAVTLLRLRGFTATDFGAFHPGGHLGARLRTVRQLMRTGAALPLAHPTTPMRDVIVEMTQKALGCVGIVDDNGELAGLITDGDLRRALDHDLTTTLAKDVMNLSPLTTRPDLFASEALRVMNERSRPITSLFVLNSQQQPIGVVHVHDLIRAGVG; encoded by the coding sequence ATGCACCGCGCGCAGAACACCGGCATCTGGTCCGATGGCCACACGGCTGTCCGCACCATCCGCATCGAACGTGCGGGTCTGGATGCCCTGGCCACAGCGTTTGAGGACATGAACGGCCTTGGCGGCGCGTTCCACCGGGCGCTGGATATTCTGATCACCCTTCCTGGCCGCATCGTTGTCACTGGTATTGGCAAATCGGGGCATATTGCGCGCAAGGTGCAGGCAACTCTGGCGTCAACCGGCACGCCAAGCCTGTTCGTGCACCCGGCCGAGGCCTCCCACGGGGACCTGGGTATGATCCAGAAGGACGATGCCATTCTGGCCTTTTCCAACTCTGGTGAGACCACAGAACTGGGCGATATTGCCACGCATGCCTGTAGCAGCGGTATGCCCCTGCTGGCAGTAACAAGCCATGCGGACTCCACCCTGGCCTGTGCTGCCACCGTCGCGCTGACCCTGCCCGCCATGCCCGAGGCCTGCCCCATGGGGCTGGCCCCCACCACCAGCACCCTGATGCAGCTTGCCTTTGGTGATGCTCTGGCCGTTACCCTGCTGCGCCTGCGTGGCTTTACCGCCACCGATTTTGGCGCGTTCCACCCCGGTGGGCACCTTGGCGCGCGCCTGCGCACGGTGCGCCAGCTTATGCGCACAGGCGCAGCCCTGCCCCTGGCCCACCCGACAACCCCCATGCGCGATGTCATTGTGGAAATGACCCAGAAAGCCCTGGGCTGCGTTGGCATTGTTGACGACAATGGTGAACTGGCAGGCCTGATTACAGACGGCGACCTGCGCCGCGCTCTGGACCACGACCTGACAACCACGCTGGCGAAAGATGTCATGAACCTTTCCCCGCTGACCACCAGGCCCGACCTTTTTGCCTCTGAAGCCCTGCGTGTCATGAACGAGCGCTCAAGGCCCATTACATCCCTGTTCGTGCTCAACTCCCAGCAGCAGCCCATTGGGGTTGTTCATGTGCACGACCTGATCCGAGCCGGAGTCGGATGA
- the lptC gene encoding LPS export ABC transporter periplasmic protein LptC, whose protein sequence is MNTPPDNHPQRDDFSRPEETTRLRRAILATATARRAPPDASHLARRSALLRRAKWILPALALALLASIAIWPEMDRLINANKTTLKELAKVKIESGNLVGVTYRGVDEHNRPFMITADNVRQGHDSKLNLTNPQADILTSGGTWLLAHAQHGIYMQHAQILDLTGDVTLYRNDGLMMLSPVADIDIRRGIIVSNTWVRAEGPFGTLDASGYLLSQHDGIAQFRGPGRLILNDDRNSQHAQNEKAP, encoded by the coding sequence ATGAACACCCCACCAGACAACCACCCCCAGCGCGACGATTTTTCCCGCCCGGAAGAAACAACCCGGCTGCGCCGCGCCATTCTGGCCACGGCCACCGCACGCCGCGCACCGCCCGACGCCAGCCATCTGGCCCGTCGCAGCGCCCTGCTGCGACGGGCCAAATGGATCCTGCCTGCCCTGGCCTTGGCCCTGCTGGCCAGCATTGCCATCTGGCCGGAAATGGACAGGCTGATCAACGCCAACAAGACCACCCTGAAGGAACTGGCGAAGGTCAAGATCGAAAGCGGCAATCTGGTCGGCGTGACCTACCGAGGCGTGGATGAACACAACCGCCCCTTCATGATTACCGCCGACAATGTCCGCCAGGGGCACGACAGCAAGCTGAACCTGACCAACCCGCAGGCGGATATTCTGACCAGTGGCGGCACTTGGCTGCTGGCCCATGCCCAGCATGGCATTTACATGCAGCACGCCCAGATCCTTGATCTGACAGGGGATGTCACCCTCTACCGTAACGACGGGTTGATGATGCTCAGCCCCGTGGCGGATATTGACATCCGCCGCGGCATTATTGTCTCCAACACATGGGTACGGGCAGAAGGGCCGTTTGGCACGCTGGACGCCAGCGGCTACCTGCTGTCCCAGCATGACGGCATTGCCCAGTTCCGTGGCCCGGGCAGGCTTATCCTCAACGACGATCGCAACAGCCAGCACGCCCAGAACGAAAAGGCCCCCTGA
- a CDS encoding LptA/OstA family protein, whose translation MHDCFRLSRLTRTGAVLGLLASLPTAAAQAQAIDLSHGGQIAITAAGGFDWDQNQKKVTAYDQAKAVRGDVTVTADKLIAYYRKKPTGTPQPQAETAPPASPAKTATEEGQDSGANEIYRLEAVGHVHIFTPTDQAWGEKAVYDMDNAVLVMTGGNLRLATPQDVLTARDSMEYYTQKHMSIGRGNATVTTNDHRQIRADVLVGYSGPAGDSAAKKQKDTGGNPLGAASGKLEKVNAFGHVWVRTQTEIVTGDRGVYVPDSGIARIVGNVHITRGPNQIQGAAAVINLKTGIATMTEHPGGRVSGVVLPNNNDTSDRK comes from the coding sequence ATGCATGACTGCTTCCGGCTTTCACGGCTGACACGCACAGGTGCCGTGCTGGGTCTTCTGGCCAGCCTGCCCACAGCAGCCGCTCAGGCTCAGGCCATCGACCTCTCCCACGGTGGGCAGATTGCCATTACTGCTGCCGGTGGGTTTGACTGGGACCAGAACCAGAAAAAGGTCACCGCCTACGATCAGGCCAAGGCTGTACGGGGTGATGTGACCGTCACCGCTGACAAGCTGATTGCCTATTACCGCAAAAAACCCACCGGTACGCCCCAACCGCAGGCGGAAACAGCCCCCCCGGCCAGCCCCGCCAAAACCGCGACTGAGGAAGGGCAGGATTCCGGCGCGAACGAAATCTACCGACTGGAAGCCGTGGGGCATGTCCATATTTTCACCCCCACCGATCAGGCTTGGGGGGAAAAAGCCGTTTACGACATGGACAACGCCGTGCTGGTCATGACCGGCGGCAACCTGCGCCTGGCCACACCGCAGGATGTGCTGACCGCACGGGACTCCATGGAGTATTATACCCAAAAACACATGTCCATCGGCCGGGGCAACGCCACTGTCACCACCAATGACCACCGCCAGATCCGGGCGGATGTGCTGGTGGGTTACAGCGGCCCGGCTGGCGATTCTGCTGCCAAAAAGCAGAAGGACACAGGTGGCAACCCGCTTGGGGCTGCATCGGGCAAGCTGGAAAAGGTCAACGCCTTTGGCCATGTCTGGGTGCGTACACAGACCGAGATCGTTACCGGCGACCGGGGCGTATATGTGCCTGACAGCGGTATCGCCCGGATTGTCGGCAACGTGCACATCACCCGTGGGCCCAACCAGATTCAGGGGGCGGCTGCCGTTATCAACCTGAAGACCGGCATCGCCACCATGACGGAACACCCCGGCGGTCGTGTCAGCGGTGTTGTCCTGCCCAACAATAATGACACATCGGACAGGAAATAG